The following DNA comes from Mesorhizobium onobrychidis.
GGGAGTGTCCAGCGCGATCCGCTGGATTGCGCGGGCGAAGATCGGTGAACTGGGGCCACGCCCGCAGGGTGTCGATACCGGATCAATACTCCCCAGAAGTGCCGTTTGAATCTTCCCCAGTTTAGCGTTGCCGCCGGTCTTCCGGGGCGCGCCCCGGAGGACCGGCGGCACGTCATCACCGATACTGCTCTCGATGGTCGAGAGGGGAATGGCGGTGATCAAACTCGGGGAGATAGTCATGATCTTGGATATGCACCGGCAGGGGCTGTCGGTGTCAGCGATCGCCAGGCAGACCGGTGTCGATCGAAAGACAATCCGCAAATACATCAAGCGTGGCCTTGAGGCCCCTGCCTACGGACCAAGGAAGCCGCGGGCGACGGTGATTGATCCATTCACCGCCTATCTGCGTGAACGGGTTGCTGCCTATCCCGGCCTTAGCGGTCGGCGGCTCCTGCGAGAACTGAAGGATCGTGGGTACGCCGGTGGCTACACTACCGTCACGGACTTTCTCAGAGACGTTCGTCCGACCTCAGAACCCGGCTTTGAAGTTCGGTTCGAAACAGCTCCCGGCGAACAGGCCCAGGTGGATTTCGCCCAATTCCATGTCGTCTTCACCGACGAGCCGGCAACCCCCAGGATCGTCTGGCTGTTTTCTATGGTGCTGGGCTATAGCCGTCTCATCTGGGCGCGCTTTGCTATGCATCAGGATCTGCCGACGGTGCTGCGATGCCACGCCGCGGCGTTCGATGCGATCGGCGGCGTTCCGCGCGAGATCCTTTACGACCGAATGAAGACTGCCGTCATCGGCGAAGGCGAAACGGGCGGCATTGTTTATAACCGCGCTCTGCTCGATCTCGCCCGCCATTTCGGCTTTCATCCAAAGGCCTGCAAACCATATCGGGCCAAGACGAAGGGAAAGGTCGAGCGACCATTCCGCTATATTCGTGAAGACTTCTTCCTGGCGCGCTCGTTTCGCAACCTTGATGATCTTAACACCCAACTGCGGCAATGGCTGGATGTCGTTGCCAACCCGCGCGTGCACGCCACAACGCAGCGCGTCGTCGTCGAGGCCTTCGCGGAAGAGCGCCTTCATCTGCGTCCCTTGCCACTGGCTCCGTTCCGATCGGTTCTGCGGCTTGAGCGCAGGATATCCCGAGAGGGCATGGTGAGCGTTGGTGGAAACGCCTACAGCGTGCCCGACGCCACCAGAAGGCGGCTCGTCGAGGTTCACACCTTGGCCAATGAGGTTCGAATCTTCGAAGACGGCGCGCTGATTGCTGTGCATCCGGTGTTGGAAGGTCGCCATCAGCGCCGCGTC
Coding sequences within:
- the istA gene encoding IS21 family transposase produces the protein MIKLGEIVMILDMHRQGLSVSAIARQTGVDRKTIRKYIKRGLEAPAYGPRKPRATVIDPFTAYLRERVAAYPGLSGRRLLRELKDRGYAGGYTTVTDFLRDVRPTSEPGFEVRFETAPGEQAQVDFAQFHVVFTDEPATPRIVWLFSMVLGYSRLIWARFAMHQDLPTVLRCHAAAFDAIGGVPREILYDRMKTAVIGEGETGGIVYNRALLDLARHFGFHPKACKPYRAKTKGKVERPFRYIREDFFLARSFRNLDDLNTQLRQWLDVVANPRVHATTQRVVVEAFAEERLHLRPLPLAPFRSVLRLERRISREGMVSVGGNAYSVPDATRRRLVEVHTLANEVRIFEDGALIAVHPVLEGRHQRRVEPGHRTLRSPPRSRSRVNNDEIILHGSGDRVTQRPLAFYDAVARAMAQENRP